The sequence TCGTTATTACATTTTCATATCTTACCGGTGGTTACAAGTGAAGGTTTGTTGGGGCTTTACAGTGGCCTAAAGCCTTCTCTGCTTGGAATTGCTGTGACACAGGGTGTCTACTACTATTTTTACCAGGTTTTCAAGAACAAGGTTGAGGCTATAGCAGCTACAGATAAGAAAAGAGGCCAAGGGGACGGTTCTACTGGGATGTTTTCTTGGCTCGTATGCAGACTCATACACAAGCAGAAAGGAGTTATCCAATCATCAATCATTGTTTCTAATCCCTcaattcaatttattattattgagaTGTTGTCAAAGCAATTAAAGACTAAACATGCTGCAAAGAAGAAAGATGTGCCAAATTTAATTGCTTTGGAAATTTTTATTATCGGAGCCTTTGCTAAACTTGGGCTAACTATC is a genomic window of Capsicum annuum cultivar UCD-10X-F1 unplaced genomic scaffold, UCD10Xv1.1 ctg23703, whole genome shotgun sequence containing:
- the LOC124890743 gene encoding peroxisomal nicotinamide adenine dinucleotide carrier-like, which gives rise to LLGLYSGLKPSLLGIAVTQGVYYYFYQVFKNKVEAIAATDKKRGQGDGSTGMFSWLVCRLIHKQKGVIQSSIIVSNPSIQFIIIEMLSKQLKTKHAAKKKDVPNLIALEIFIIGAFAKLGLTICTYPLFVVKSRL